The stretch of DNA ATTTCTCTTTTAAAATTTCACATAAATCTTTATCTATTTCGTATGCCAGAACTCTTCTTTTTTCCAGCAACTTTTCTGTTAAATCGCCTAAGCCAGGCCCAATTTCAACAACTAAATTATCGGTATTGGGCATCGCTTCGGAGATTTTTTCTAAATAGTGCTTATCTTTAAGAAAATTTTGTCCGAATTTTTTCTTTGCCTTGATTATAGCATATCCTTTTTAAAAATGTAAATAGTTTGATAAAATTATAACAAAAAAGGCTATTTATGGAGTATTTTGCCAAACGTATCATTCCTTGTCTTGATGTAAAAGACGGCAGGGTTGTTAAGGGAGTAAATTTTGTAGGACTGCGTGATGCGGGAGACCCTGTAGAAGCAGCTATCAGATATAACGAAGAAGGTGCGGACGAGCTCACCTTTCTTGATATTACCGCAAGTCATGAAGGAAGAAAACCTATTGTCGATATCGTAAAAGAAGTTTCAAAAGAAGTATTTATTCCTCTAACCGTAGGAGGAGGTATTAGCGAATTAAATGATATTTACGATTTATTAAACGTCGGATGTGATAAAGTCTCTATAAATTCAGCCGCCGTCAAAAGACCGGAATTTATAAATGAAGCAAGTAAAAGATTCGGTTCTCAATGTATAGTAGTAGCGATTGACGTTAAAAAAGTCGCTCCCAATAAATGGAACGTTTTTATAAAAGGTGGTCGTGAAGATACCGGACTTGATGCTATAAAATGGGCTAAGGAAGTCGTAGATAGAGGAGCTGGTGAGATACTCCTAACTTCAATGGACGCAGACGGCACAAAAGCCGGATTTGATATCGAAATAACCGAAAAAATAAGCAAACTCGTAAACGTGCCCGTAATAGCAAGCGGTGGAGCAGGAAAAATGGAACATTTTAAAGAAGTTTTCGAACACTCTGCCGATGCTGCACTTGCGGCAAGTATTTTTCACTTTAAAGAAATTGATATTATCGATTTAAAAAATTACCTTAAAAATAACGGAATTTCCGTAAGAATTTAGGAGAAAAAATTGAAAAAACTTTTATTTTTACTTCTTGCGATTAAACTTTTCGCTTTTGATGTTGTTTTTACAAAAGTATATAAACAATATGTAGTCCCTAAAAAAGAAGCTATCTTAATCCAAACACACGATGATACGTTAACTTTTCCTTTTAAATATTTCAGAGTTCAAAACGGATATATTTTAGTCGGTGATATTGATCAAATCAATATGTGGCTTGATAATGAGTTTTATGCTCCAGAGGATGCGAAGTTTAAAAATATTAAAATTGCTGTTGTCGATAACGATAAAATTCAATACAAAATCATTAACAAAATAAAAAAAACATACAAAAATTGCAAAATAAAAGAAGTTATTTTTTTAACGCCTGATGAAACAAAAATCATTACAAAACCACAAACAATTGTTGAAAAATATAAAATTGTTTTAGATTGCAAATAAAGGTTTCACGTGAAACATATTAAAATCATAAGTAGTGGAAACGAAGAAATATTTCCTTTTGCATTGCCTATTGGAATTGGATTGATAGATAGCGCAATAAACCTAACAAAACTT from Caminibacter pacificus encodes:
- the hisF gene encoding imidazole glycerol phosphate synthase subunit HisF; its protein translation is MEYFAKRIIPCLDVKDGRVVKGVNFVGLRDAGDPVEAAIRYNEEGADELTFLDITASHEGRKPIVDIVKEVSKEVFIPLTVGGGISELNDIYDLLNVGCDKVSINSAAVKRPEFINEASKRFGSQCIVVAIDVKKVAPNKWNVFIKGGREDTGLDAIKWAKEVVDRGAGEILLTSMDADGTKAGFDIEITEKISKLVNVPVIASGGAGKMEHFKEVFEHSADAALAASIFHFKEIDIIDLKNYLKNNGISVRI